In the genome of Raphanus sativus cultivar WK10039 unplaced genomic scaffold, ASM80110v3 Scaffold0317, whole genome shotgun sequence, the window GATTGAGATGTCTCTTGAAACGTTTCCTTCACCTTCTGGTCATAATGTTCCTGAACAGGTttggattaatttttttttcagttgcaTCACAATATATATCAAACCATCattttgtattgatttttttgggTTATTATTTCAGGTTCATCTAACGCAAGGAGACCATGACGGACGTGCCATGATCGTCTCGTGGGTGACACCGTTAAACCTAGCTGGTTCCAACGTCGTTACTTACTGGATCGCCAGTAACAACAGCGACGTGAAGCCTGCGAAGAAGAAATCTCATGGTTCAACGTCCTCTTACAGATACTATGACTACGTTTCTGGTTTTCTTCACCACGCCACCATTAAAGGACTCGAGGTTTGTGTACTTTGTCATCCAAGTAACAACGTGTACTTCTTTTTATATGGTTTCTTAATGTTTATCTTTTTGTTGTTACGTTGCAGTATGATACTAAGTACATCTATGAGGTTGGTACCCATAAATCCGTTAGACAGTTTCACTTTACGACTCCTCCAATGGTTGGACCTGATGTTCCCTACACATTCGGGATTATTGGTAATGCACGGATCtttctaaaactaaattttaaaatattgtttgcAAATCGATATGTAATGGGTTCATTTGGTTTTGTAGGTGATCTTGGACAAACCTATGCTTCAAACGAGACATTGTACCATTACATGTCGAACCCTAAAGGCCAAGCAGTTCTCTTTGCCGGACACTTGTCTTACGCAGACGACCATCCAAACCATGACCAGAGAAAGTGGGATACATGGGGAAGATTCATGGAGCCTTGCGCTGCTTACCAGCCATTTATCTATGCCGCTGGGAATCACGAGATAGATTTCGCTCCGGAGATTGTAAGATTCGCTTAGTCGCAATCAATTTaagtctcttttttttgttgttttggttttgttcggTTTAATTTGAATCTGTAATATTAGGATGAGACTCACCCCTTCAAGCCTTACATGCACCGTTACACTAACTCCTACAAAGCCTCAGGGAGCATATCTCCACTTTGGTACTCAGTCAGACGTGGCCCTGCTCACATCATCGTCCTTTCCTCTTACTCTGCCTatggtaacaaaaaaaaattcccaaAACCCTAAAGATTTGTAATCTCTCTTGATTTTTTATCACGTAATCTCATTATCAGGCAAATACACACCACAATACTTGTGGCTGGAGCAAGAGCTGAAGAACGTGAACAGAGAGGAGACTCCGTGGTTGATTGTCATGGTTCATTCGCCGTGGTACAACAGCAACAACTACCATTACATGGAAGGTGAGAGCATGAGGATTATGTTTGAGTCGTGGCTTGTTAACAGCAAAGTTGACTTGGTCTTGGCTGGTCATGTCCATGCCTATGAGAGATCCGAACGTTTCTCCAATATTAAGTACAACATCACCAATGGCTTTTGTACTCCTGTGAAAGATCTTACTGCTCCAATGTACATCACTATTGGAGATGGAGGAAACATTGAAGGAATCGCAAACAGGTACTAAGAACaatgatttgtttgttttggtgatataaaactaaactaaagTCTTATATTTTGTGTTTGCATTCAGCTACACTGACCCACAACCAAGCTACTCAGCGTATAGAGAGGCTAGTTTCGGTCACGCTCTCTTGGAGATTAAGAACAAGACCCATGCGCTTTACACTTGGCATA includes:
- the LOC108851989 gene encoding purple acid phosphatase 6, which gives rise to MKSMNFFLLSLVLLSINTLINAGLTSKYVRQALPSIEMSLETFPSPSGHNVPEQVHLTQGDHDGRAMIVSWVTPLNLAGSNVVTYWIASNNSDVKPAKKKSHGSTSSYRYYDYVSGFLHHATIKGLEYDTKYIYEVGTHKSVRQFHFTTPPMVGPDVPYTFGIIGDLGQTYASNETLYHYMSNPKGQAVLFAGHLSYADDHPNHDQRKWDTWGRFMEPCAAYQPFIYAAGNHEIDFAPEIDETHPFKPYMHRYTNSYKASGSISPLWYSVRRGPAHIIVLSSYSAYGKYTPQYLWLEQELKNVNREETPWLIVMVHSPWYNSNNYHYMEGESMRIMFESWLVNSKVDLVLAGHVHAYERSERFSNIKYNITNGFCTPVKDLTAPMYITIGDGGNIEGIANSYTDPQPSYSAYREASFGHALLEIKNKTHALYTWHRNQDNEPVAADSVTLYNRYNLQTDE